A part of Candidatus Zixiibacteriota bacterium genomic DNA contains:
- a CDS encoding NADH-quinone oxidoreductase subunit C: protein MNREELIQYLQDKFQDKIELLDTGKVEPMFLIKSRENLVSFCRAIVDDPQLSMDFLCNLAGIDTGEHFEVVYNVASIRNKTRFDFKVVMDYDGAWVESIKEIWPAANWYEREVWELFGIDVKNHGNLKRFLLPDDWDQGHPMRKNWDAPDFKRMPEF from the coding sequence ATGAACCGTGAAGAGCTGATCCAATATCTTCAGGATAAATTCCAGGATAAAATAGAACTTCTGGACACCGGGAAAGTCGAGCCGATGTTCCTGATTAAATCCCGCGAAAATCTGGTTTCCTTTTGCCGGGCGATTGTCGATGATCCTCAATTATCAATGGATTTTCTATGTAATCTGGCGGGGATCGATACCGGGGAGCATTTTGAGGTAGTCTATAATGTTGCCTCAATCAGGAATAAAACCAGGTTTGATTTTAAGGTGGTCATGGATTACGACGGAGCCTGGGTGGAATCGATCAAGGAAATCTGGCCGGCCGCCAACTGGTATGAACGGGAAGTCTGGGAGCTTTTTGGAATCGACGTGAAAAATCACGGGAATTTAAAACGATTTTTATTACCGGATGATTGGGATCAGGGCCATCCGATGAGGAAGAACTGGGATGCTCCCGATTTCAAGAGGATGCCGGAGTTTTAA
- a CDS encoding NADH-quinone oxidoreductase subunit B, with the protein MGVIKQVPAIVEKFPGGGIVATSLDWVLNQSRASSVWYLLFGTACCAIELMATGASRYDFDRLGMIFRATPRQADLIIAAGTITKKMGPRLRLLYDQMAEPRYVIAMGGCTCGGGPFYYDSYAVEKGINHIVPVDVYIPGCPPRPESLLEGCITLQKKIKKQKMQDWS; encoded by the coding sequence GTGGGTGTGATTAAACAGGTTCCGGCAATAGTGGAAAAATTCCCGGGTGGCGGTATTGTGGCCACTTCGCTTGACTGGGTATTGAATCAATCGCGTGCCAGTTCAGTCTGGTATTTGTTATTTGGAACCGCCTGTTGCGCCATCGAACTTATGGCTACCGGCGCCTCCCGATATGATTTTGACCGACTGGGTATGATTTTTCGGGCCACACCTCGTCAGGCCGATTTAATTATTGCGGCCGGGACTATTACCAAGAAGATGGGTCCCAGATTACGGTTGCTTTATGACCAGATGGCAGAACCGAGGTATGTGATTGCCATGGGCGGTTGTACCTGCGGCGGCGGGCCTTTTTATTATGACAGCTATGCCGTGGAAAAGGGCATTAATCATATTGTCCCGGTAGATGTTTACATTCCCGGTTGCCCGCCCCGACCGGAATCACTCCTCGAAGGATGCATTACTCTTCAGAAAAAGATTAAAAAGCAGAAGATGCAGGACTGGAGTTAG
- the ndhC gene encoding NADH-quinone oxidoreductase subunit A: MAHYLSVLIFLIVGIGMVLFTFFLARILRPHHPYKAKNQAYECAETPIGNSWIRFNNRFYIFALIFVVFDVEAVFLFPWAVAFGQLGLFALIEMAIFIAILIFGLYYAWKKGVLKWV, from the coding sequence ATGGCCCATTACTTATCGGTTCTGATATTTCTGATAGTCGGGATAGGGATGGTTCTGTTTACCTTCTTCTTGGCCCGCATTCTCCGACCTCATCACCCCTACAAAGCCAAAAACCAGGCTTATGAATGCGCCGAGACTCCAATTGGAAATTCCTGGATCAGGTTTAATAACCGGTTTTATATCTTTGCTTTAATTTTTGTGGTTTTCGATGTCGAAGCGGTCTTTCTATTCCCCTGGGCGGTGGCTTTTGGTCAACTGGGTCTTTTTGCCCTAATAGAAATGGCTATTTTTATTGCCATCCTGATTTTCGGTCTTTATTACGCCTGGAAGAAGGGAGTCCTCAAGTGGGTGTGA
- a CDS encoding MFS transporter — protein MPTRNIRVYYILEMILSLSGGIIFPVYVLYFREFQITLFQVAVLAAVFEATIIIFEIPTGLFADRYGRRLSTITGFILFSLAGIIFFEFRNFAGFLIAEGLFGLAETFISGAMEALAVDSIDKQERKGKLATLFANRTIIKTSALLIGMITGGLLAEWRLPALFLPLLGFSAIGAVLALLLVEPEPEPIADKDKAPGPSLWKFIWGNPVVAALFAVGLLANFIYEPIDQFWQVLFSEIREIDPAFFGLMTASGLGLVIIFTRWLKKLYHYLTAYLAACFIILSVALYLAALSDRYPAVVGIVVYFSIKEMVRPVISTHLNRHLESKNRATYLSAYNLTCSIGEVAASLLAGILAAQFGVVFLFYFGSMTATVLIGIYLVLKNGKNGHGQMDSGLTSAE, from the coding sequence TTGCCGACACGAAACATTCGCGTTTATTATATCCTGGAAATGATCCTGTCTCTATCGGGCGGGATAATTTTCCCGGTTTATGTCCTTTATTTCAGGGAATTTCAGATCACTCTTTTCCAGGTGGCCGTCTTGGCGGCCGTTTTTGAGGCCACCATTATTATCTTTGAAATCCCGACCGGTCTTTTTGCCGATCGATACGGCCGCCGACTTTCAACAATTACCGGATTTATCCTCTTTTCCCTGGCCGGGATTATCTTTTTCGAATTTCGGAATTTTGCCGGTTTTTTAATCGCGGAAGGTCTTTTTGGCCTGGCGGAGACTTTTATTTCCGGAGCCATGGAAGCGTTGGCAGTCGATTCCATTGATAAACAGGAAAGAAAAGGGAAATTGGCAACATTGTTTGCCAACCGGACAATCATCAAAACCTCGGCTCTTCTGATAGGAATGATTACGGGCGGTCTGCTGGCCGAGTGGCGTTTACCGGCGCTTTTTCTTCCTCTTCTCGGATTCTCGGCTATCGGAGCGGTTTTGGCCCTGCTTCTGGTTGAACCAGAACCAGAACCAATTGCAGATAAGGATAAGGCCCCCGGCCCATCGCTCTGGAAATTTATATGGGGTAATCCTGTTGTAGCGGCGTTGTTTGCGGTTGGTTTACTGGCTAACTTTATTTATGAGCCAATTGATCAATTCTGGCAGGTTCTCTTTTCTGAAATCAGGGAAATTGATCCGGCTTTTTTTGGTCTTATGACCGCCTCCGGATTAGGCCTGGTAATTATTTTTACCCGCTGGCTAAAAAAACTGTATCACTACTTAACTGCATATCTGGCGGCCTGTTTTATTATACTATCAGTTGCTCTTTATCTGGCCGCTTTGTCGGATCGTTACCCGGCGGTTGTCGGCATAGTCGTATATTTCTCAATTAAAGAAATGGTTCGGCCGGTTATCTCCACCCATCTCAATCGTCATCTGGAATCGAAAAACAGAGCAACTTATCTTTCGGCATATAATCTGACCTGCTCAATCGGTGAGGTGGCGGCGAGCCTTCTGGCCGGTATCTTGGCGGCCCAATTCGGGGTAGTCTTTTTATTTTATTTCGGTTCAATGACGGCCACAGTCCTGATTGGGATATATCTGGTATTGAAAAATGGTAAGAACGGCCATGGCCAAATGGACTCCGGTCTGACTTCGGCTGAATAG
- a CDS encoding RidA family protein, with protein MKEVVNTSEAPAAVGPYSQAIKVSAGNLVFCSGQIPLDPKTGKIIGFTAAEQAEQVLKNLQAVLFAAGAEFKHVVKTTVYLDSMDDFAAVNEVYAKYFTLKLPARAAFQVGRLPLGVKVEIEAIAVV; from the coding sequence ATGAAAGAGGTTGTCAACACCAGCGAAGCTCCGGCCGCAGTCGGCCCCTATTCCCAGGCCATTAAGGTCAGCGCCGGCAATCTGGTTTTCTGCTCCGGGCAAATTCCGCTTGACCCCAAAACCGGGAAAATCATAGGCTTTACCGCCGCCGAACAGGCCGAACAGGTTCTGAAGAATCTCCAGGCGGTCCTTTTTGCTGCCGGGGCCGAATTCAAACACGTTGTCAAAACCACGGTTTATCTTGACAGCATGGATGATTTCGCCGCGGTCAACGAGGTCTATGCCAAATATTTTACGCTTAAACTCCCGGCCCGGGCGGCCTTTCAGGTAGGGCGGTTGCCGCTGGGCGTCAAAGTCGAGATTGAGGCGATAGCGGTAGTCTGA
- the lepB gene encoding signal peptidase I: MSNDFLLEEFQQIETKKTAEQPIRRRKHKPIWREYLEVVFISLAAAIILRLFIVSAYRVDSASMEDALYEGDYIFVNKLAYKFGSPEIGDIIVFKYPLDPTRDYIKRIIALPGQTVEIVDKIIYIDNELAEIFPNTKNTDPKILAAQLSGRDNFGPVQVPSDEYFVLGDHRDLSEDSRFWGFVPDQNIKGKALFVYWSWEPDPDMPHWEFPYITSVFSYTFYFLGNFPSHTRWERLFTAL, encoded by the coding sequence ATGAGTAACGATTTTCTTCTTGAAGAATTTCAGCAAATTGAGACTAAAAAAACTGCTGAACAGCCTATTCGGCGCCGGAAACATAAACCGATCTGGCGCGAGTATCTTGAGGTTGTTTTTATCTCGCTGGCCGCCGCAATTATTTTGCGTTTATTCATCGTGTCTGCTTATCGAGTCGATTCGGCTTCCATGGAAGATGCTCTTTACGAGGGCGATTATATTTTTGTCAACAAACTGGCCTATAAGTTCGGAAGTCCCGAAATAGGCGATATTATTGTTTTTAAATATCCCCTGGATCCTACCCGGGATTACATCAAGAGGATTATTGCCCTCCCCGGTCAGACCGTGGAAATAGTCGATAAAATTATATATATCGATAATGAGCTGGCGGAAATATTTCCCAACACCAAAAACACCGATCCCAAAATCCTGGCGGCGCAACTTTCCGGGAGAGACAATTTCGGGCCGGTTCAGGTTCCTTCCGATGAGTATTTTGTATTGGGCGACCATCGGGATTTAAGCGAAGACAGCCGCTTCTGGGGGTTCGTCCCGGATCAAAATATCAAGGGCAAAGCTCTCTTTGTCTATTGGTCATGGGAACCTGATCCCGATATGCCGCACTGGGAATTTCCGTATATAACTTCTGTTTTCAGCTATACTTTCTACTTTTTAGGGAATTTTCCTTCTCATACTCGATGGGAACGTCTTTTCACCGCTCTCTAA
- the hemW gene encoding radical SAM family heme chaperone HemW: protein MAISLYIHFPFCGNICGYCDFYREKYDPGLEEQFFKALIMELRLAKDTIDPDRRLIETIYIGGGTPSLIDFWHLKHLITMIREYFDLDPQLEFSMEINPESIDAEKLIALKDMGINRPVFGIQSFDSYPLTRLGRIHNLKDSYRAVYLAGANGFRNYGVDMMFGLPGQNSRRLSDDLNQLVDLAPPHISYYQLTVKPNSILERDVRDGKITLPDQDMMASMYRAIHEELKKHSYIRYEISSYAIPGFECRHNMNYWEGGDFLGLGPSAHSFIENRRFSNIPDLKKYIETISRGERPLIFDTIDPESRIAETIMLGLRTARGIGREEFRNRFGVSVDQVIDEKSLAAMLKENLIDMDNNSLRLTESGFPLADEIIRRLVK, encoded by the coding sequence ATGGCAATATCATTATATATTCATTTCCCTTTCTGTGGAAATATTTGCGGCTATTGCGATTTTTACCGGGAAAAATATGATCCGGGTCTGGAAGAGCAATTTTTCAAGGCCCTGATTATGGAATTACGCTTGGCCAAGGATACCATTGATCCCGACCGAAGATTAATCGAGACCATTTATATCGGGGGGGGAACTCCCTCTTTGATCGATTTCTGGCATCTCAAACACCTTATCACCATGATTCGCGAATATTTCGATCTTGATCCCCAGTTGGAATTTTCCATGGAGATAAATCCTGAGTCGATCGATGCCGAAAAGCTTATTGCTTTGAAAGACATGGGCATCAATCGTCCGGTTTTCGGAATTCAGAGTTTCGATTCGTACCCGTTGACCAGGCTCGGCCGGATTCACAATCTCAAAGATTCCTATCGGGCGGTTTATCTGGCGGGGGCCAATGGTTTTCGGAATTACGGCGTCGATATGATGTTCGGCCTGCCGGGCCAGAATTCCCGTCGGCTTTCCGATGATCTCAATCAACTGGTCGATCTGGCTCCGCCGCACATATCCTATTATCAACTGACGGTCAAGCCGAATTCCATTCTGGAGCGGGATGTTCGGGACGGAAAAATAACCTTGCCGGATCAGGATATGATGGCTTCGATGTATCGTGCTATCCACGAAGAATTGAAAAAACACAGCTATATCCGTTATGAAATTTCATCCTATGCCATCCCGGGATTTGAATGTCGGCATAACATGAACTACTGGGAAGGAGGCGATTTCCTTGGCCTGGGTCCTTCTGCCCATAGTTTTATTGAGAACCGTCGTTTTTCCAATATCCCCGATCTGAAAAAGTATATCGAAACTATATCCCGCGGCGAGCGGCCGCTTATATTCGACACCATCGATCCGGAATCGCGTATCGCCGAAACCATAATGCTTGGTTTGCGGACTGCCCGCGGCATTGGTCGTGAAGAATTCCGGAATCGTTTCGGAGTTTCTGTTGACCAGGTAATCGATGAAAAAAGTCTGGCCGCCATGCTCAAAGAAAACCTGATCGACATGGATAACAATAGCCTGCGGCTGACCGAGTCGGGTTTTCCGTTGGCCGATGAGATAATCAGACGACTGGTCAAATAG
- a CDS encoding FG-GAP repeat protein yields the protein MPTRTLCIAVILIFICGSAIMAQCPDRIYTGTYAGAELGAVLAADGDVNNDGVNDIAICERSFNNDAGKVYIYSGADNSLLYTFSGDKGNDNFGCSMTMGVDINCDNYDDIIIGAYRNDSLANDAGAVYIFSGRTGSTLGAIYGNASNMLLGFEVLPFENFNGDYYNDFIARYSVEGVIYYGIYSGRNYTLLKSFGGFLHNFIVNAGLAGDVDNDGHVDIIIGDWGHFPTPMDSGYAYVISGATGEIMYNLEGSALGYHFVGFVAEAGDVNADGYDDFISMTDDPLMNVVFSGKDLEVLGEYETMSFPIYMGDVDKDGYTDIMSNFRIISGLTGDILYDFKGLGISWTAAVSGDINGDGYPDLVIGSYSDDSVATNAGIARTYILGDDDCDGYANDIDICIDSDGDGFGDPDAPESVCPPDNCPDIYNPDQADIDGDGIGDACDYCHDLEYFLGWNMVMIENTGPDTYNETAIIPFMIKTHSWFLGCNIGDTISDIQTRISFGSRYLRLMDVYQDSSNWNGDFEYYLHTSANGDTIHVDLIFTGGTAPRPSDFTEFAYLVFKAKCQTIGTKTELLINREPFYSNAKIGEYLDITGFTDGYVKALRGMWPCYSCGDYNLNQSVNILDATSAINYLYRDGEPPFVTDAFDVNNSSELNILDVTYLINYLYKNGPEPNCPFAK from the coding sequence ATGCCCACCAGGACCCTTTGCATTGCTGTAATCTTAATTTTCATCTGCGGGTCGGCAATTATGGCCCAATGTCCCGATCGTATTTACACGGGAACCTATGCTGGTGCCGAACTCGGAGCCGTCCTGGCTGCCGATGGTGATGTAAATAACGACGGAGTCAACGATATCGCCATTTGTGAACGGTCTTTTAATAACGATGCCGGCAAGGTATACATTTACAGCGGGGCCGACAACAGCCTCTTGTATACTTTCTCAGGCGATAAAGGGAATGACAATTTCGGATGCAGTATGACCATGGGAGTCGATATCAATTGTGACAACTATGATGATATAATTATCGGGGCCTATAGAAATGATTCCCTGGCCAATGATGCCGGGGCCGTTTATATCTTTTCGGGACGAACCGGCAGTACTCTCGGTGCGATTTACGGTAATGCCTCAAATATGCTTCTTGGCTTTGAAGTTCTCCCCTTCGAGAACTTCAATGGCGATTACTATAACGACTTTATAGCCCGCTATAGTGTGGAGGGAGTAATATATTATGGAATTTATTCCGGCCGTAATTATACGCTGTTAAAAAGCTTCGGCGGCTTTCTGCATAATTTTATTGTCAATGCCGGTCTGGCCGGTGATGTCGATAATGATGGCCATGTTGATATCATCATAGGTGATTGGGGGCATTTCCCGACACCGATGGATAGTGGCTACGCATATGTCATTTCCGGGGCCACCGGGGAAATCATGTACAATCTTGAGGGATCCGCCCTTGGTTACCATTTTGTCGGTTTTGTGGCCGAAGCCGGCGATGTAAACGCGGATGGATATGACGATTTCATATCCATGACGGACGATCCCCTTATGAATGTTGTCTTTTCCGGAAAGGATTTGGAGGTTCTTGGTGAATATGAGACCATGTCTTTCCCCATATATATGGGTGATGTCGATAAAGACGGGTATACAGATATCATGAGTAATTTTCGGATAATTTCCGGATTGACCGGCGACATATTGTACGACTTCAAGGGACTGGGTATAAGCTGGACTGCCGCGGTGTCCGGAGATATCAACGGTGATGGTTATCCTGATCTGGTAATAGGTTCATATAGTGATGATTCCGTGGCGACCAACGCCGGGATCGCCAGAACCTATATTCTGGGTGATGATGATTGCGACGGTTATGCCAATGATATTGATATCTGTATTGATTCCGATGGCGATGGATTTGGTGATCCAGATGCGCCTGAGAGTGTCTGCCCCCCCGATAATTGCCCGGATATTTACAATCCCGATCAGGCCGATATTGACGGCGATGGTATCGGCGATGCCTGCGATTATTGCCATGACCTGGAATATTTCCTCGGCTGGAATATGGTCATGATCGAAAATACCGGGCCTGATACTTACAATGAAACGGCCATTATTCCCTTTATGATAAAAACCCATTCATGGTTTCTTGGCTGCAATATCGGTGATACGATTTCCGATATTCAAACCCGGATTTCTTTCGGAAGCCGATATTTGAGGCTGATGGATGTATATCAAGATTCATCAAACTGGAATGGTGATTTTGAGTATTATCTGCATACGTCCGCGAATGGTGATACAATCCATGTCGACCTGATATTTACAGGAGGAACAGCCCCCCGTCCTTCTGACTTCACCGAGTTCGCTTATCTTGTTTTTAAAGCCAAATGCCAGACCATCGGCACCAAAACCGAACTCCTGATTAACAGAGAGCCATTTTACAGCAATGCCAAAATCGGAGAATATCTTGATATCACCGGTTTTACCGATGGTTATGTTAAGGCATTACGTGGAATGTGGCCCTGTTATTCCTGTGGCGATTATAATTTGAATCAAAGCGTTAATATTCTCGACGCCACCTCGGCCATCAATTATCTGTATCGTGACGGTGAGCCGCCGTTCGTAACGGATGCCTTTGACGTCAACAATTCGAGTGAGTTGAATATCCTCGATGTTACCTATCTGATCAATTACCTTTATAAAAACGGCCCGGAACCTAATTGCCCCTTTGCCAAATAA
- a CDS encoding replication-associated recombination protein A yields MELFEQNNGSDEQVSDKTNSAPLADRMRPGSFDDFFGQEKLISPESSFRRAVDQDRLGSVIFWGPPGSGKTTLARLIAGATSGQFLLFSAVTSSIKEIKNVISKAANYRKLTGRKTYVFIDEIHRFNKAQQDAFLPYVEKGDIVLIGATTENPSFEVISALLSRVKVYTLDRLSEKALDNIINRAISDSDYGLGSMNVSIELEAVEFIIAAADGDARRSLNLLEAAAEDAGPGGKITLDKVREIHQKGALVYDKAGEEHYNLISALHKAIRGGDPDASLYWLARMLQSGEDRLYIARRLIRMAVEDIGLADPYALMVAINARDTYHFLGTPEGEQALAQVVIYLACAPKSNAAYMAFGRAMTDAETRGSLPVPLHIRNAPTALMKNLGYGKDYKYAHDFDEALTDQEYFPEELSGTIYYNPVERGREIKLLEYLKKYREYRKKKMNKKQ; encoded by the coding sequence ATGGAATTATTTGAACAAAATAATGGATCCGATGAACAGGTGAGCGATAAAACAAATTCGGCACCGTTGGCGGATCGGATGCGGCCAGGCTCTTTTGACGACTTCTTTGGACAGGAAAAATTAATCAGCCCTGAAAGCTCCTTTAGGCGTGCGGTCGATCAGGATCGCCTTGGATCTGTTATTTTCTGGGGACCTCCCGGTTCCGGGAAAACAACCCTGGCCCGGCTTATTGCCGGGGCGACCAGCGGCCAGTTCCTGCTGTTCTCGGCCGTAACTTCATCAATTAAGGAGATTAAGAATGTCATTTCCAAAGCCGCCAATTATAGAAAACTGACCGGGCGTAAAACATATGTATTCATCGATGAAATTCATCGCTTTAATAAGGCCCAGCAGGACGCTTTTTTGCCATACGTCGAAAAAGGAGATATCGTTTTAATCGGAGCCACAACTGAAAATCCATCGTTCGAGGTTATCTCGGCCCTGTTATCACGCGTCAAGGTTTATACGCTTGATCGACTTTCCGAAAAAGCTCTTGATAACATTATAAACAGAGCCATATCGGATTCTGATTATGGTTTGGGATCGATGAATGTTTCTATCGAACTTGAGGCTGTCGAATTCATTATCGCCGCCGCCGATGGTGATGCCCGCCGATCGCTTAATTTACTTGAGGCCGCGGCCGAAGACGCCGGGCCCGGTGGAAAAATAACGCTTGATAAAGTCCGCGAAATTCACCAGAAAGGCGCCCTGGTTTATGATAAGGCCGGTGAAGAGCATTACAATCTAATCTCCGCCCTGCACAAGGCCATCCGCGGCGGCGATCCGGATGCCTCGCTGTACTGGCTGGCGAGGATGCTTCAATCCGGCGAGGACCGTCTTTATATTGCCCGCAGGTTAATCCGGATGGCGGTCGAAGACATCGGTCTGGCTGATCCTTATGCTTTAATGGTGGCTATTAATGCCCGCGATACTTACCATTTCCTGGGCACTCCGGAAGGTGAACAAGCCCTGGCCCAGGTGGTGATATACCTGGCCTGCGCCCCCAAATCGAATGCCGCTTATATGGCTTTCGGTCGGGCTATGACTGATGCTGAAACCAGAGGTTCTTTGCCGGTACCGTTGCATATTCGTAATGCTCCCACGGCGCTGATGAAAAATCTTGGCTATGGTAAAGATTATAAATATGCTCATGATTTTGATGAGGCTTTGACCGATCAGGAGTATTTTCCCGAGGAATTGTCCGGAACCATCTATTACAATCCGGTTGAACGGGGGCGTGAAATCAAGTTGTTGGAATATCTCAAGAAATATCGGGAGTACCGCAAAAAAAAGATGAATAAAAAGCAATAG
- a CDS encoding asparagine synthetase B, with amino-acid sequence MNIKKPIIIFLVLLFITPLIQAQITLIPMDQSQMDHLRAYGIAYKALQMGINVEWLLNYRGGSFAFDSRDELTSLCLLRGVYYEELNSAQLADIYRIIDVENMERVLLEKAPAIAVYSPSNVEPWDDAVTLALTYADIKYDLIWDEEVLTGALDNYDWLHLHHEDFTGQYGKFYASFHNELWYRQEVEANESLARKMGYHKVSEMKGEVARTITDYVRRGGFMFAMCSACETIDIALAAEGVDICPAQFDGDPVDPDCQERLDYSKSLAFENFTATLDPMLYRHSDIDTYPDRMMRFPEPENDCFYLFEFSAKLDPVPTMLVQDHVGMIGGFMGQTTAFRKSLLKNYVTILGMPEGFDEVRYIHGNLGRGTFTFLSGHDPEDYRHMVGDPPTDLSLHKNSPGYRLILNNVLFPAAKKKERKT; translated from the coding sequence ATGAATATCAAAAAACCGATTATAATTTTCCTGGTTCTGCTTTTCATAACCCCGCTGATTCAGGCACAAATTACCCTGATCCCGATGGATCAAAGTCAAATGGATCATCTCCGGGCCTATGGCATTGCTTATAAGGCGCTTCAGATGGGAATCAACGTGGAATGGCTTCTTAATTACCGGGGCGGTTCATTTGCCTTTGACAGCCGCGATGAACTAACCTCCCTCTGTCTTCTTCGAGGCGTTTATTATGAGGAACTCAATTCCGCCCAATTGGCCGACATCTATCGGATTATTGATGTCGAGAATATGGAACGCGTTCTGCTGGAAAAAGCGCCGGCTATTGCTGTCTATTCGCCAAGCAATGTCGAACCCTGGGATGATGCCGTAACCCTGGCTTTAACTTATGCCGATATCAAGTACGATTTGATCTGGGACGAGGAGGTTTTAACCGGAGCTCTCGATAATTATGATTGGCTTCACCTGCATCACGAGGATTTCACCGGCCAGTACGGTAAATTCTATGCCTCTTTTCATAATGAATTATGGTATCGGCAGGAAGTGGAAGCCAATGAATCCCTAGCGCGGAAGATGGGCTACCATAAGGTTTCCGAGATGAAAGGCGAGGTGGCTCGTACCATAACCGATTATGTCCGCCGCGGCGGATTCATGTTTGCCATGTGCTCGGCCTGCGAGACGATCGATATCGCTCTGGCGGCTGAGGGAGTGGACATCTGCCCGGCCCAGTTCGATGGTGACCCGGTTGATCCTGATTGTCAGGAACGCCTGGATTACTCCAAGTCGCTGGCTTTCGAAAACTTTACCGCTACTCTTGACCCCATGCTTTATCGCCATAGTGATATTGACACTTATCCGGATCGAATGATGCGCTTTCCGGAACCTGAAAACGACTGCTTTTATCTCTTTGAATTCTCGGCCAAACTCGATCCGGTTCCGACCATGCTGGTGCAGGATCATGTCGGTATGATCGGCGGATTTATGGGCCAGACGACCGCTTTTCGGAAATCTCTTCTGAAAAATTATGTTACTATTCTGGGAATGCCGGAGGGATTCGATGAAGTACGTTATATTCATGGGAATCTGGGGCGCGGGACTTTCACTTTTCTATCGGGGCATGATCCCGAGGATTACCGTCATATGGTTGGAGATCCTCCAACCGATTTGAGCCTGCATAAAAACTCCCCGGGTTATCGCTTGATTTTGAACAATGTCCTCTTCCCGGCCGCCAAGAAAAAAGAACGCAAGACGTAA
- a CDS encoding peroxiredoxin: MAEESVGCAKPTGSVIGQSEESAKASKAEAVEREKTMIMVKVGGKAPDFVAPAYHRGKFVSVKLSDYLGKWVLLCFYPGDFTFVUPTELSAVAGKFDELQKLGVEVLSASTDSTFVHKIWEEEELSKMTKDGIPWPMLSDGAGNLGRVYGVYDEANGVNIRGRFLIDPDGVVQAMEVMTPPVGRKIGETIRQIHAFQHVRKAKGTEACPAEWEPGKPTLKPGPDLVGKVWKVWQPK, encoded by the coding sequence ATGGCTGAAGAATCTGTCGGATGCGCCAAACCGACCGGGTCGGTTATCGGGCAATCCGAGGAATCTGCAAAAGCATCAAAAGCTGAAGCCGTAGAAAGGGAGAAAACAATGATCATGGTAAAAGTGGGAGGCAAGGCTCCCGATTTTGTTGCCCCCGCTTACCATCGGGGCAAATTCGTCAGTGTCAAGCTGTCCGATTACCTGGGGAAATGGGTCTTGCTGTGTTTCTATCCGGGTGATTTTACCTTTGTCTGACCGACAGAATTGTCGGCGGTCGCCGGCAAGTTCGATGAGCTTCAGAAGCTCGGGGTTGAAGTTCTCTCAGCCTCAACCGACAGCACCTTCGTGCATAAAATCTGGGAAGAAGAAGAACTCTCCAAAATGACCAAAGACGGGATCCCGTGGCCGATGCTTTCCGATGGAGCCGGGAATCTCGGGCGGGTGTACGGAGTTTATGATGAGGCGAATGGCGTAAACATTCGCGGCCGATTTTTGATCGATCCCGATGGCGTGGTCCAGGCCATGGAAGTGATGACGCCTCCGGTCGGCCGAAAAATCGGCGAGACTATCAGACAAATCCACGCCTTTCAACATGTCAGGAAGGCCAAAGGCACTGAGGCCTGTCCCGCGGAGTGGGAACCGGGCAAACCAACTCTCAAACCGGGACCGGACCTGGTCGGTAAGGTCTGGAAGGTCTGGCAACCCAAGTAA